The Chloroflexota bacterium genomic sequence CTAAATCGAGCCAATAGATCGTCATGGCGATCGTTGACCCATGCCAAGGCAGCATCAACCGTCATCTGATAGACCTCACACTGAGGAGCACAACCAAGTGTGCTCCAAATCGATCCCGTGATGCAGTATAGGCCAAGCGTGCCGATTCAACAAATTGTGACTGCTGTTGTTAATCGTGGTGTCGCCAGTACTCAGATTAGCCCAACGGTTGCGTTAGATGCTGCAATTTTTGCGGGTTGAGCATAATATAAATCCCAGCAATCTGTTGATCGAACATATCTAAAATCAATGTGCCGCTGGCATGCCCATCGACCAGCGCCACAAATCCAGCTTGTCCATTGATCAGACGTGGTTCAAAAATGCTATTGGCAGGCAATTTGGGCAATACGCCGAGCAAGAAGCGCCCAACCGCCGTCGGCCCATAAATTGGATTTCGTGCTGCTTGGACCACGCCACCGCCGTCGCTGCGCAATACAACATCTTCTGTAAGCAAACTCATCAAGCCATTTAAATCGCCAGTTGCACAACTTTGCAAAAATTGTTCGCTCAGCCGTTGCTGCACGCTTGGCTCAACCTTGAAGCGTGGACGAGCTTGGGCCACATGTTCGGCAGCCCGATGGCCAAGTTGACGACAGGCCGCTGGAGTTTTGCCGACAATCTCGGCAATTTCGCTATATTCGTAGCCAAAAACTTTGTGCAGTAAGAAAACTGCGCGTTCAGCAGGCGAAAGCCGTTCGAGCAGCACCAAAAATGCCGTTGATAACGATTCGAGTTGTTCTAGATTGCTGCTAGGCGCGGCAATAATTAATGGCTCTGGCAGCCATTCGCCGATGTATTGCTCACGTTGATGTCGCGCCGTGTTGAGCTGATCAAGGCACCAGCGAGTTGCCACGGTTGCCAACCAAGCCCGTGGGTTTTCAACTTGCTCGGCATGGCTTTGCCAACGCAAAAAGGTTTCTTGCAAACAATCTTCGGCATCCATCACGCTGCCAAGCATGCGATAGGCAATGCCAAACACGTA encodes the following:
- a CDS encoding sigma-70 family RNA polymerase sigma factor, encoding MNHVELFESYRGYVFGIAYRMLGSVMDAEDCLQETFLRWQSHAEQVENPRAWLATVATRWCLDQLNTARHQREQYIGEWLPEPLIIAAPSSNLEQLESLSTAFLVLLERLSPAERAVFLLHKVFGYEYSEIAEIVGKTPAACRQLGHRAAEHVAQARPRFKVEPSVQQRLSEQFLQSCATGDLNGLMSLLTEDVVLRSDGGGVVQAARNPIYGPTAVGRFLLGVLPKLPANSIFEPRLINGQAGFVALVDGHASGTLILDMFDQQIAGIYIMLNPQKLQHLTQPLG